From the SAR202 cluster bacterium genome, the window GTTCGCGACCTTATCATGCCCAAGATGTGGGTCTCCGCGCAGGTTGCGCTCGCAGCGGACGTGATCGCCGTCGGCCTCGGGCTGCCACTCGGCTTCTACATTGCCCACCGCCAGGGCAGATGGCAGGACCCCACGGCAGTCACAATCGCCCTCATACTCATGTCTATCCCGATCATGGTGACGGTGCCGGTGCTTCTGTGGGCGATGTGCCTGAAGCTAAGCTGGATACCGTGCTCAGGCTGGGGCGGCCTTTTCGACCTGCGTATCCTTATACCCGCGATTACCATGGGCGTACCGGGCATCGCCGGGCTGGCGAGGTTCATGCGCGCCAGCACGCTGGACGTACTGGGCCAGGACTTCATACGAACTGCCAAGGCAAAGGGCCTCAAGGGTCCGACCGTCGGCACGCGCCACGTCTTCCGCAACGCACTGATCCCCATCGTAACCATTCTTGCCGGCTCGCTCGGCGGCCTGATAGGCGGGGCGTTCATCATAGAGCGCATCATGGGCATTCCCGGCATAGGCGGCTTTGTGATCGATTCCATCTTCAACCGGGACTACCCGGTTATCATGGCCGTCACCATTATCGGCGCAACGGCATTCGTCATAAGCAACCTGATTGCGGACGTGGTCTACGCCCTCGTGGACCCGCGCATCCGGTACAGCTAGGGAAAAGGAGCGAGCAGCTTGGCGGTGCAAGAGCTGACGCTGGCGGCGGAAAAGAAGCGCTACAAGAGCAGGGGCCACCTTGCCCGCGCATTCGGACGCCTGATGCACAAGAAGATAGCGGTGGTGTGCATCGTCGTCCTGATCATCTTCTACGCCGCGGGGATATTCGCCCCGTGGATCGCCCCATACAACTATACCGACCTGGATTACACGGCGATCAGGAAGCCGCCGAGCTGGCAGCATCTGGCGGGCACGGACTTTGCGGGGAGAGACGTTTTTACGCGCGTCCTGTGGGGCATCCAGAACACCGTGATCCTGACGGCGGTGGGAATGCTGAGCGGCGGCCTGGTGATCGGCGTTTCGCTGGGCCTTATCTCAGGATACTTCGGGCGCAAGGTAGACTCGGTCATCATGCGC encodes:
- a CDS encoding ABC transporter permease; protein product: MLAYIVRRLLWLPFLLIAVSLVTFTLATKGPGDPIRVMMGNRYNEEVAQRLRHEFGLDKPFHVQYVDYISGFVRGDFGESYRYRGQNVRDLIMPKMWVSAQVALAADVIAVGLGLPLGFYIAHRQGRWQDPTAVTIALILMSIPIMVTVPVLLWAMCLKLSWIPCSGWGGLFDLRILIPAITMGVPGIAGLARFMRASTLDVLGQDFIRTAKAKGLKGPTVGTRHVFRNALIPIVTILAGSLGGLIGGAFIIERIMGIPGIGGFVIDSIFNRDYPVIMAVTIIGATAFVISNLIADVVYALVDPRIRYS